The genome window TGCGGATCGTAGCTACTGACACTGAGCACCCGGCAACGTGCCCGGCAGGCCTCCGTTCTGCTGGATCCAGAGGCTGTCGTCGTCGTTCACATGGTAAGGATCGACGCTCCTGAAATCGCCGTCTTCGTTCTTCTTCTTCACCTGAAAGTGCAGATGCGGCGCCGACGACATGCCCGAGCTCCCGATAAAAGCCAACGGGTCGCCGCAAGAGACCGGCTGGCCCTCGATGACCTCGATGCTGCCGTCCATCAAGTGGTAGTACTGGGAGATCGTCCCATCGGGATGACAGATGTCGACACGATTCGCCGTGGTGACCGAAGTGCTGTCGGGCGTGTCGGGGTTCGGGCAGATCACCTCCATGAACGTGTCTGAGAAGGCATCGAGATCGACCTCACAGCGGTCGAAGTTTCCATCGACGACCTTCATCACTCGACCTGAGGCGGCCGCCCGGGCGTGGACGTTCGCGTTGTCCATTGCGAGGAAGTGTCCCGCCAGCATGAAGTCGGTCCCCTTGTGCGGATCGTAGCAAAGGTGCCAGCCGTCGTAGCTCTCGCAGTCGAGCTTGTCCGTGCCGGGGCCCTCTTTGTGATCGACGTGGATGACGAGGGGCTCGGGAAGAATCGGGTGCGGGAACAGCGGGCCGTACTCGTCATGAACCGGCATCGCGAACTTGGTCTCGTCGGTGAACTGACTCGGGTGGAAGTAGTCCTCCGGGCAACGGTTGCCGAAATCCTCAGGAACCTCCGGCTCGGGAATCTGAACGTCGAACGGATCTTCGCAGCCGTCTTCGCTCGGAACCCAGACCGGAACACCGTTCACCTCGATCTCGACCATCATCACGCACTGGATCTCGGGAATCTCCGGATCCGACTCGTCCTCGGTCGGCACGTCGAGCGGCTCGTTCGGGCAATCGTCGCCGATGAAGTAGCGGTTCCCCAGACGATCGACCTCGACGAGGCAGTCCTCGAGATCGAAGCGGATCTCCGGCACGGTCGTCGGCGGCTTCAGGTCCTTGCAGTCTTTTCCCCGAATCCGCCACTTCCCGCGGCGATTCCTGTAAGCACGACAACGGATCTTCTTCGGGCTCACGATGTCGGCGAGGGTCGGAATCTCGATTCCCGGAACCGTCAGACCCGGGTGCTCGAGCGTCACGCCGCCGCGCAGGTCCGTCTTCCCACCCTTGCCGCCCAGACCGGGCGCGAGACGCGCGTCCTCGAGCGTCAGTCCGCCGCGGACGTCCGTCTTCCCACCCTTGCCGGGTAGATCGAGCACGAACTTCTTGCCGGGGAACTTCGGAGACTCGCCGTTGAACGACGCCTTCCCGCGAAACCCGGTACCCGTCATCCCCGCGTGAGCGACGACGCCTGAAGCGACCAAAGTGAGCGCTGCGACCAGCGCGCCGAACACAACTGCAGACCTGTTCATCAGATTCTCCCTCTTTCGGTTAGCGCTGGATGGCCAGCACGAGAGGGGAATTGCAGAACCCGTGCCAGCCAGCGGGATTCGCGGAAATACCCACCGGCCGGACCGAATCTCAGGCAGCGACGCCGCGTGTGCGCGCGGGCCGCAAAGTCGCGTATGCGCCGCCCGGTCTCTGCTTAGCGGCGTAGCGTAGACGCGGGACGACGGCCGCGAACGACGTCACTCCGGATCAGGAAGAGGCTCGAGCCCGTCCTCGACCGGCCGTCCATGAGGCAGAAAGAGGCGCACGCATACGTCCGGTAAGGCGCCGTTAGGTCGGATTGGAGCCAAAAAGGGGCTTCATGTCGGCTATCCGCGGGGTGCGCGGTAGTTCCAGCGCGCGTGTGCGCAACGACCGGACGGCGCTGCGGGATGGCAGCTCCCGATCGGACTGAGCGGGCTGTTTCAACAGGCGCTCGACTCTCTCTTGCTGCAGCCTGTGCCCCAACTTCGAACGCTGGTACGGTCCGCCATGCCCAAGAAGGAACCAGTCCCGATCAAGTTCCCGCCGAGCAAAGACCTGGCGCGCCGTTTCGCCCGGGTCGTTCGGCTCGCCAAGAAGCTCCCGGGGGTCGAAGAGAGCCGATCGTACGGCACGCCTTCACTCAAGGTGAAGACCAAGGTCCTCGCGCGCCTCCGGTCCGAGGCCGAGGGCGGACTCGCCCTGCTCTGCGATTTCGAGGAGCGCCAGATCTTGACGGAAGCCGAGCCCGAGACCTTCTACATCACCGACCACTACGCCGAGTGGCCCATGGTGCTGATCAACCTCACGAAAGTCTCGTGAGACATGATGCCCGACCTGCTCGAGCAGGGCTGGCGCCAGGCCGCGACACCGAAGCTGATCAAAGAGCTCGACCAGGCCTGAGCCCCGCGGATAGCCGACATGAAGCCCCTTTTTGGCTCCAATCCGACCTAACGGCGCCTTACCGGACGTATGCGTGCGCCTCTTTCTGCCTCATGGACGGCCTGGCCCGAGACGCGGATAGAGAAAGCTATCAATGAGCGTCGTGATGAGATTGCCATCGCGATCTCTGCCGCTCCCCGTCTTAAGCGCTGCCAATACTGCGCGACCAAGGCTCAGGTTCTTGATCCGCTGACTTGCCCACTCTGCGCCGATTTGCGAACAAGGAATACCCCAGACCTTCTCGGTGTAGGTCTTGAAGAACACTTCAAACAGGCGCCTCCCAGATCGCTTCACCACCCAGTCTTCAAAGGTCTTGTCGGCAGCCGATGCAAACAGGCGCGCATGCGCGTAGCTCCCTACAACTCGCACCGACTCAACGACACCCAAGCCACGAAGAGCATTGACGCGCCGCAGCGGGTAATGGAAGAAGCTATTATTATAGAGGATCCTGGAGAGCCGGTGGCGCTGCAACAACTCGTCGCCCATCAACTCCTGCCAAACCTGCTCAACTTTCTTCATCTTGCTGAAGAAGCGGTGCCCACCGATATCAAACCGGTAGCCGCGATAATTCACGGTCCGGCTGATCCCCCCGACGGCATGCGTACTCTCCAGAACGTGCGCACCGTGACCAAGGCGCGTCAATTTATCCGCAGCAGTCAGACCGGCTGGACCGGCTCCAATAATCAGCGTATCAGGCAAAGTAGTCTGCGATTCAGGCGGGGCGAGTAGCGATATCTAGAGTCTATTTTAGTATCGCCCTGTATCCACGAACAGCTACACATGGACCGATAGTTCTTGAACGCCATTTCGTAATGAGATTATTGCTCCAGCATTCACAGGCGGGCTGACGCAACCAGCACAGCCACAACTTCAGGAGCGCTGAGTCCTCCGTCAGGCAAAAACACCCTCAGGGAATCCGCCGAGACCCTCATGCCATCGGCCCGTTGCTATGGCGCGCGCTTATATTTGGACGCGACAATCGTCCCCGGTGCACTTTCGCGCCAAACGCAAACCGCATCCAGCGGGACAACATAAGGTAGAACGAGCCCATGGAAATAGTAGTGGTCATCCCAGCCTTCGAAGCTGCTCAACTACTGCCCCTTTCCGTTGCCGCCTGGCGTCGACAGTGCGACCGGATCATCGTGGTAGATCCAGGCTCCACAGATGCAACAGCATCCGTTGCCAAATCGCTCGGCGCAGAGGTCATGGTGCTAGGACACCGTGGCGGACCTGCCGAGGCTCGTAATGCTGGCGTGAAAGCCGCGAGCGGATCTACAGTTGTCGTTTTTTCCGACGCAGATTGCGTCCCAGCAGACGACGCTTACACCCGCGTCCAGGAGGCCTTCCGCGCTTCACCGAGCCTTGTCTCGCTGACAGGATCGTATGACGCGTTCCCCGCTGCTCGAAATTTTGCATCGCTCTACATGAACATTCGCCACTTTGCGACGCATCAACAAGCGAGACAAACGAACGCGACCTTCTGGGCAGGTTGCGGAGCCGTCCGCACAACCGCCTTCGAAGCATCAGGTGGCTTTGACGCCAAGCGCTACCCGAAGCCAATGATCGAAGACATCGAACTGGGCTACAGGTTGCGCAGACTTGGCGAGATGCGCCTAGATCCAAAGCTGCAAACCAAGCACCTGAAGCATTGGACGATCGCCTCCGTCATCAAGACGGACATTCAATGTAGAGCACTTCCGTGGAGTGAACTCCTTACAACCTCTGGCGAGATTCCCAACGACCTAAACGTATCGCTGCGTGAGAGAATGGCGGCGGCCATTGCACCACTGGCCCTAATCGCAGGGCCGATCGGCATCTTGTCTATCTTGTGGTCACGACCCTCGCTTGGTCTCGCGAGCCTGGTTGTTCTAATGCTCTCCGTAGCATGCAACTGGCGACTATTGTCGACCTTCGCTCGCAATGGAGGTTGGTGGTTTGCGGCTACTGCTTGGGCGTTCCACCAAGTCCACCTAATCTACAGCGCCCTGTGCTTCTTGTATGTATGCCTGCGCCGCAAGTGGCGCCGACACTAACTGACAGCGAACTCTCACACTCCTCCCCATGGCTTCCCGCGCGTTCTTGGGGATAGCCGACATGAAGTCCCTTTTTGGCTCCAATCCGACCTGTCGGCGCCTTGCCGGACGTATGCGTGCGCCTCATTTCTGTTTTATGGACGGCTGTCTTGAACTCGGGCAGCTGTTGGTGCACAAGATCATGTCATCATTCCAGTCAACCAGACAAGTCGTAGACCAGGTCACGGATTTTCAGCGGTCGCTGAGCAGGAGAACATAAATGTGGCAGACCAGGCGTGAGTTCCTAAAAACGACTGCCGCAGGAGGCGCGACGATGCTTGTGTCGCGGCTTCTTCCGGCTGGCTTGCCGCCGGGAGAAGCGGGCGCCGCGGTCATGGCTCCGCCGGGATCCTGGAGTGGTGCGCCCGGCAAGGCGCATTACCGCATTGATGGCCTCGCAAAGGTCACCGGCCAGAAGATCTACGCGCGTGACTTCAATCCCGCGGACATGCCCGGCTGGCCGACGGAATACCAGTATGCGTTGGTCCTCTGCGCCCCATTCGTCGACCACGTTTTCGACGGAGTGAACCTCGACGACCTACCGCGAGAGGGTCGCCCCCAGGTCGTCGTCACCGGCGACGACCTGGAGCGCGACAAGATCGGGATCGCCGAGGAAGAATATCCCGCTGGCAAATATCTCGTGAAGAAGGGGGCACGACCGGACTATCTGGGGAAGCCCGTCGCGATCCTGCTGTTCGATGAGCATTCGGCTTTCGTTCAGGCCCGGAAGATCCTCGTCTATCGGGGCAAGGGGATTCGCCGCGGAGAGAAGGTCAGCGTGCCGGAGGCCACCTACTATCCGAATACCAGCATCATCCACGTCGAGGAGGCGAAAGGTGGTCAGGTTTTCGCGCAGGTTCAGGGAGGTCCGGTTCACCCCGAACAAGGCGGTGACCGCAATGAAGAAGCGATGGCGTATGTGAACAAGATCACGGAGCTCTTCAAGACGCGCAACTGGGATCTCTACTCACACACGTACACCACCCAGATGGTCGACCCGATGTTCATGGAGCCGGAGAACGGTCTCGCCTGGTTCAATCGAAAGACGAAGACTGTCGAATTTCTCGTCGGGTCTCAATCTCCCGGTTACGACGTGAACGGTGTCCGCGAGGTTCTGAAGCCGAGCACCCTGGGCGTCGATGATGCTCACGTCTATTGTGCGTATCCGGGCGGCGGCTTTGGCGGACGAGACACCTCGATTCTGT of Candidatus Binatia bacterium contains these proteins:
- a CDS encoding M23 family metallopeptidase; the protein is MNRSAVVFGALVAALTLVASGVVAHAGMTGTGFRGKASFNGESPKFPGKKFVLDLPGKGGKTDVRGGLTLEDARLAPGLGGKGGKTDLRGGVTLEHPGLTVPGIEIPTLADIVSPKKIRCRAYRNRRGKWRIRGKDCKDLKPPTTVPEIRFDLEDCLVEVDRLGNRYFIGDDCPNEPLDVPTEDESDPEIPEIQCVMMVEIEVNGVPVWVPSEDGCEDPFDVQIPEPEVPEDFGNRCPEDYFHPSQFTDETKFAMPVHDEYGPLFPHPILPEPLVIHVDHKEGPGTDKLDCESYDGWHLCYDPHKGTDFMLAGHFLAMDNANVHARAAASGRVMKVVDGNFDRCEVDLDAFSDTFMEVICPNPDTPDSTSVTTANRVDICHPDGTISQYYHLMDGSIEVIEGQPVSCGDPLAFIGSSGMSSAPHLHFQVKKKNEDGDFRSVDPYHVNDDDSLWIQQNGGLPGTLPGAQCQ
- a CDS encoding MmcQ/YjbR family DNA-binding protein, whose amino-acid sequence is MPKKEPVPIKFPPSKDLARRFARVVRLAKKLPGVEESRSYGTPSLKVKTKVLARLRSEAEGGLALLCDFEERQILTEAEPETFYITDHYAEWPMVLINLTKVS
- a CDS encoding NAD(P)-binding protein → MPDTLIIGAGPAGLTAADKLTRLGHGAHVLESTHAVGGISRTVNYRGYRFDIGGHRFFSKMKKVEQVWQELMGDELLQRHRLSRILYNNSFFHYPLRRVNALRGLGVVESVRVVGSYAHARLFASAADKTFEDWVVKRSGRRLFEVFFKTYTEKVWGIPCSQIGAEWASQRIKNLSLGRAVLAALKTGSGRDRDGNLITTLIDSFLYPRLGPGRP
- a CDS encoding glycosyltransferase family 2 protein codes for the protein MEIVVVIPAFEAAQLLPLSVAAWRRQCDRIIVVDPGSTDATASVAKSLGAEVMVLGHRGGPAEARNAGVKAASGSTVVVFSDADCVPADDAYTRVQEAFRASPSLVSLTGSYDAFPAARNFASLYMNIRHFATHQQARQTNATFWAGCGAVRTTAFEASGGFDAKRYPKPMIEDIELGYRLRRLGEMRLDPKLQTKHLKHWTIASVIKTDIQCRALPWSELLTTSGEIPNDLNVSLRERMAAAIAPLALIAGPIGILSILWSRPSLGLASLVVLMLSVACNWRLLSTFARNGGWWFAATAWAFHQVHLIYSALCFLYVCLRRKWRRH